One region of Termitidicoccus mucosus genomic DNA includes:
- a CDS encoding TonB-dependent siderophore receptor produces MKHRRLAALLLCSLSGAVAPAQQAPASDPEPPEGELVELSPFVVTAATDRGYVATNTEAGSRLNSRILDTPSAISIMTTDFLQDIDAISIDDALNFGLNTESEPETDGEGYRIRGIRSGSYSRNYFIRGSGDTYNISRATFSRGPNSILFGNADPSGIINITTKQPDLSRNRLELSSRIDDEGGWRVTGGLSHVIVPKRVAIRVDALNQELDGYRDPTRDDWKAYYVAGTAMLVDKRNYQLTVRFDYEQVRRMYSYARKDVITESVSYWKSQGGITAPYGNGVTGSSTTPAGATRQGSTNYLVVVDQSLTPIPILNWKNTARGAEDPGGILPASGELWPIYVNSMGLSAGLQDDRQRFRTVYIEQKIGKNFFLQAAYNDYDRQFWRPWSNEGFTELRVDINEQLPSLDGARNVDAPPNPNVGQYYFEKVMRPQDYRYDESTFRVSAAYELDLRPINTWLGYHRLVGSYDRREVENYIDNYIEVNLTPLAGYPAALNENANRIYRRSYVYRDKGIYSVSENLAPIQQGAGGINSGYVRAGTVPTATRTKSDSLFGALQSFWLKNRLVTIAGIRRDHVKNWDRDLLLGPDPDTGVWDAASSAMLSPEPANDDVVNTSSLGAVFHLTKWLSIFYNKSDNFSPGSTRRDINGAMIPISVGKGQDAGIKFQLFDNKLSGTIGAYKNTKEHDTVTGILAANDAVSDINSIWGILNEPDNSSRRPGGGYGSPRNTRDYEAQGFELDLTYNPLRNWRISLSAAYNDTTYQRVVPALDTYIEKYIDVWRSHGTESGGGSTVNEIIDNRLLPNHRELKSMEGDTAAFIRPLSITLVTSYRFTNPRWLRGVSVGGSVRYRDRTIIGFGENGDGTINRDVTYHGRDIYQTNAFIAYERNFFRKKVRWKTQLSVRNVLDDTDPLEVRARPDGVPDRLQLVQPRTLTWSNSFSF; encoded by the coding sequence ATGAAACACCGCCGCCTCGCAGCCTTGCTCCTGTGTTCCCTCTCCGGCGCCGTCGCGCCGGCCCAGCAGGCCCCGGCCTCCGATCCCGAACCTCCCGAGGGCGAACTCGTGGAACTCTCCCCCTTTGTCGTCACTGCCGCGACCGACCGCGGATATGTCGCCACCAACACCGAGGCGGGCAGCCGGCTGAACTCGCGCATCCTCGACACTCCTTCGGCGATCTCGATCATGACCACGGATTTCCTTCAGGATATCGACGCGATCTCGATAGACGATGCCCTTAACTTTGGTTTGAACACCGAGTCGGAGCCTGAAACCGATGGCGAGGGTTACCGCATCCGCGGCATTCGCAGCGGCTCCTACAGCCGGAATTATTTCATCCGGGGCTCCGGCGATACCTATAACATAAGCCGCGCCACCTTCTCGCGCGGCCCCAATTCCATTCTTTTCGGCAACGCCGATCCCTCCGGCATCATCAACATCACCACCAAGCAGCCCGACCTGTCCCGCAACCGGCTCGAGCTCTCCTCCCGTATCGACGACGAGGGCGGCTGGCGCGTCACCGGCGGGCTCAGCCATGTCATCGTGCCGAAGCGGGTGGCCATCCGTGTCGATGCGCTCAACCAGGAACTCGACGGCTATCGCGATCCGACCCGGGATGACTGGAAGGCGTATTATGTCGCCGGCACCGCGATGCTGGTGGACAAGAGAAACTACCAGCTGACCGTGCGCTTCGATTACGAACAAGTGCGCCGCATGTATAGCTACGCCCGCAAGGATGTCATCACCGAGTCGGTCAGCTATTGGAAATCACAAGGCGGCATCACCGCGCCTTATGGCAACGGTGTCACCGGCAGCAGCACCACGCCGGCGGGCGCCACCCGGCAGGGATCAACCAATTACCTTGTGGTGGTGGACCAGAGCCTCACACCCATCCCGATATTGAACTGGAAAAACACCGCGCGCGGCGCGGAAGACCCCGGCGGCATACTTCCGGCCAGCGGGGAGCTCTGGCCAATTTATGTCAATTCGATGGGCCTCAGCGCCGGATTGCAGGACGATCGCCAGCGGTTTCGCACCGTTTATATCGAGCAGAAAATCGGAAAGAACTTTTTTTTGCAGGCCGCCTACAATGACTACGACCGGCAATTCTGGCGCCCCTGGTCCAACGAGGGGTTCACCGAGCTGCGCGTCGATATCAACGAGCAACTCCCCAGCCTCGACGGCGCAAGGAACGTGGATGCGCCGCCCAATCCGAATGTGGGCCAATATTATTTTGAGAAAGTGATGCGCCCGCAGGACTATAGATACGACGAATCCACCTTCCGTGTCTCGGCTGCATACGAACTGGATTTGCGTCCGATCAACACCTGGCTGGGTTATCATCGTCTGGTCGGCTCTTACGACCGGCGCGAAGTCGAAAACTACATCGACAATTATATCGAGGTGAACCTCACGCCTTTGGCCGGGTATCCGGCGGCGCTCAATGAAAACGCCAATCGCATCTACCGCCGCTCGTATGTTTACCGCGACAAGGGCATCTATAGCGTCAGCGAAAATCTGGCTCCCATTCAGCAAGGCGCGGGAGGCATCAATTCCGGTTATGTCCGGGCCGGCACGGTGCCGACGGCCACGCGCACCAAAAGTGATTCGCTCTTCGGCGCGCTTCAAAGTTTCTGGTTGAAAAACCGTCTCGTCACCATCGCGGGCATCCGCCGCGACCATGTGAAAAATTGGGACAGGGATCTTCTCTTGGGACCGGATCCCGACACGGGAGTATGGGATGCCGCCAGCAGCGCCATGCTCTCGCCGGAGCCAGCCAACGATGATGTCGTCAATACCAGCAGCCTCGGCGCGGTTTTTCACCTCACGAAATGGCTCTCTATTTTCTATAATAAATCCGACAACTTTTCGCCGGGCTCCACCCGCCGCGACATCAATGGCGCCATGATCCCCATTTCGGTTGGAAAAGGCCAGGATGCCGGCATCAAATTCCAGCTTTTCGACAACAAGCTCTCCGGCACCATTGGGGCCTATAAGAACACCAAGGAACACGACACCGTCACCGGCATCCTCGCCGCCAATGACGCGGTCAGCGACATCAATAGTATTTGGGGCATCCTGAACGAGCCCGACAACTCGTCCCGCCGTCCGGGCGGCGGCTACGGCTCGCCCAGAAACACCCGTGACTACGAGGCGCAGGGTTTCGAGCTGGACCTCACCTACAACCCTCTGAGGAACTGGCGCATCTCCCTCTCCGCCGCCTATAACGACACCACCTACCAGAGAGTGGTCCCCGCGCTCGACACCTATATAGAAAAATATATCGACGTATGGCGTTCACACGGCACCGAAAGCGGTGGCGGCTCCACGGTCAACGAAATCATCGACAACCGGCTGCTTCCGAACCACCGCGAACTCAAGTCCATGGAGGGCGACACCGCCGCCTTCATCCGTCCCTTGAGCATCACCCTCGTCACCAGCTATCGTTTCACCAATCCGCGCTGGTTGCGCGGGGTTTCGGTTGGCGGCTCGGTGCGTTATCGTGACCGCACGATCATCGGTTTTGGCGAGAATGGCGACGGCACCATTAATCGCGATGTCACCTACCACGGCCGCGACATTTACCAGACCAACGCATTCATCGCCTACGAGAGGAACTTCTTCCGCAAAAAAGTGCGGTGGAAGACCCAGCTCAGCGTGCGCAACGTCCTCGACGACACCGACCCGCTGGAAGTGCGCGCCCGTCCCGACGGCGTGCCCGACCGCCTGCAACTCGTCCAGCCCCGCACCCTCACCTGGAGCAATTCCTTCTCCTTCTGA
- a CDS encoding sialate O-acetylesterase — protein MIRIQLSTTHRLFRPLALAAALIAGILRVSALTLAPLLGDGVVLQRDMAVPIRGAAEPGGQVTVVFHGQTKNTKAGPGGGWLVWLDPMPADAKPAELTVTSGGKTVRVRDVLVGEVWLCSGQSNMELRVPRVDNAATEIAAANHPLIRHVKIARATAPRPATDAEGAWEVCSPETVPNFSATAYFFGRELHRRLDVPVGLIHSSWGGTQIESWMSADALRSSPFWPAIQARWQERLDEYPARLAAYKKAKEKWERESAAAKKENRAPATKAPRAPEGDGSRWMPAALYNGMIHPLLPLAVRGVIWYQGETNAARPDEYADLFPRMIGQWREDFALGRMPFYFVQLANLTRKSDSTGQLWALQREAQMAGLRQSDTGAAITIDIGNSNDIHPGNKQEAGRRLALIALAQTYGQGGEYSGPVFERVERDGNRLRVFFSHAKGLNARLPGLPGFEIAGRDNTWHPAQVRIDGETVWLSSDAVPEPVHARYAWHNDPPSSLYNEAGLPASPFRSERPPAVAAP, from the coding sequence ATGATCCGTATCCAATTATCAACTACTCATCGCCTGTTTCGCCCGCTCGCGCTCGCGGCGGCGCTCATCGCCGGCATCCTGCGCGTGTCCGCGCTCACGCTCGCCCCGCTCCTCGGCGACGGCGTTGTCCTCCAGCGGGACATGGCGGTGCCCATCCGCGGCGCGGCGGAGCCGGGCGGGCAGGTCACCGTTGTTTTTCACGGGCAAACGAAAAACACCAAGGCCGGCCCCGGCGGCGGCTGGCTCGTCTGGCTCGATCCCATGCCCGCCGACGCGAAGCCCGCCGAGCTCACCGTCACGTCCGGCGGCAAGACCGTCCGCGTGCGCGATGTTTTGGTCGGCGAGGTCTGGCTTTGCTCGGGCCAGTCCAACATGGAGCTGCGGGTCCCCCGCGTGGACAACGCCGCCACGGAAATCGCCGCCGCGAATCATCCGCTCATCCGTCACGTGAAAATCGCCCGCGCGACCGCGCCCCGGCCCGCGACCGATGCCGAAGGCGCATGGGAGGTTTGCAGTCCGGAAACCGTGCCCAACTTCAGCGCCACCGCCTACTTTTTCGGACGGGAGCTGCACCGCCGCCTCGATGTTCCCGTCGGCCTGATCCACAGCTCGTGGGGCGGCACGCAAATCGAATCGTGGATGAGCGCCGACGCGTTGCGCTCCAGTCCGTTCTGGCCCGCGATCCAGGCGCGCTGGCAGGAACGGCTCGACGAGTATCCCGCCAGGCTGGCCGCCTACAAAAAGGCGAAGGAAAAATGGGAACGGGAATCCGCCGCGGCAAAAAAGGAGAACCGCGCGCCGGCGACGAAGGCGCCTCGCGCGCCCGAGGGCGACGGCAGCCGCTGGATGCCCGCCGCACTCTACAATGGCATGATCCATCCGTTGCTGCCCCTCGCCGTGCGCGGCGTGATCTGGTATCAAGGCGAAACCAACGCCGCCCGCCCCGACGAATACGCCGACCTTTTCCCGCGCATGATCGGCCAATGGCGCGAGGATTTCGCACTGGGGCGCATGCCGTTTTATTTTGTCCAGCTCGCCAACCTCACCCGCAAAAGCGATTCCACCGGCCAGCTCTGGGCCTTGCAACGCGAGGCGCAGATGGCCGGGCTGCGGCAGTCCGACACCGGCGCCGCCATCACGATCGACATCGGCAACTCCAACGACATCCACCCCGGCAACAAACAGGAGGCGGGACGCCGCCTCGCGCTCATCGCGCTGGCGCAAACCTACGGGCAGGGCGGTGAGTATTCCGGGCCGGTCTTCGAACGCGTCGAGCGAGACGGGAACCGGCTGCGTGTGTTTTTCTCCCATGCCAAGGGCCTGAACGCCCGCCTCCCGGGGCTGCCCGGCTTTGAAATCGCCGGCCGGGACAATACCTGGCACCCGGCCCAGGTCCGCATCGACGGCGAAACGGTCTGGCTGTCCTCCGACGCCGTGCCGGAGCCCGTCCATGCGCGCTACGCCTGGCACAACGATCCGCCGTCATCGCTGTATAACGAAGCCGGCCTGCCCGCATCGCCTTTTCGCAGCGAGCGCCCGCCCGCCGTCGCCGCGCCCTGA